A region from the Palaemon carinicauda isolate YSFRI2023 chromosome 9, ASM3689809v2, whole genome shotgun sequence genome encodes:
- the LOC137646723 gene encoding protein Hook homolog 3-like yields MEVIEQISEQTHELEKSLNEARINDLIRNGRYKCLLQELESLKKEQLNKLSDLAQKNIQLREELEKFKSEKESMASITKERDSHKERVSHLSSSKEMSEERIVQLTKENVGLKDELLAANEIIPSLKEELDG; encoded by the coding sequence ATGGAAGTAATtgagcagatttcagaacagaCACATGAACTGGAAAAGAGCCTCAATGAGGCAAGGATAAATGATCTGATTAGGAATGGCCGCTACAAATGCCTTTTACAAGAGTTAGAAAGTCTCAAGAAAGAACAATTGAATAAATTAAGTGACTTGGCGCAAAAAAATATTCAACTGAGGGAGGAACTGGAAAAATTCAAGTCTGAAAAGGAGAGTATGGCTTCTATCACCAAGGAGAGAGATAGTCACAAGGAACGTGTCTCCCATCTAAGTTCTAGTAAGGAAATGTCAGAGGAGAGGATCGTCCAATtaaccaaagaaaatgttggtctgaaggacgagctgcttgcggcaaatgagatcatcccttcactcaaggaggaacttgatGGTTAA